The following are encoded together in the Ascochyta rabiei chromosome 19, complete sequence genome:
- a CDS encoding Aminodeoxychorismate lyase yields MSPPPAFQLFTSLRYDPLLLSSVENSRPDLNFVTPSPFYMLAYHRDRMVEAAQHFDFDLVTKRLADGKRLHEDLLWSVKAWQKSEGKQDGPLKLRVLFDKAANMTVDFLSIPPVPLTTLYPTSFDPPNPTPQEHPTKKKDFQPSPLTGGALNLGPTDSLPAGDSSQGPQPPQPKEFKPSPLTGGALILGPTDSLPAGNKDPSSTPPPPEWKLRLDTAPTPSSPYTLLKTTERTAYDQSRARALPENKESSVHREVILFNTVREATEGTLTSLYFFRGGRWVTPPVGVPSAFTASGASSGEADDGNRHGDANADEGELRKPFAGRWGHSLRSAKVGAGGQRGTSRRWALGKGYCMEETVELGTIEVGEGVWLSNGVRGFGFGRVVA; encoded by the coding sequence ATGTCACCACCCCCAGCGTTCCAACTGTTCACCTCACTCCGCTACGATCCACTCCTCTTATCGTCTGTAGAGAACTCCAGGCCAGATCTTAACTTCGTCACTCCATCACCCTTCTATATGCTCGCCTACCACCGCGACCGCATGGTCGAAGCCGCACAGCACTTTGACTTTGACCTCGTGACCAAAAGACTTGCCGACGGGAAACGCCTACATGAAGACCTGTTATGGAGCGTGAAGGCGTGGCAGAAGAGCGAGGGCAAACAAGACGGGCCGTTGAAACTGAGAGTCTTGTTTGACAAAGCGGCGAACATGACCGTGGACTTTCTATCCATCCCCCCCGTCCCGCTCACCACCCTCTACCCAACCTCATTCGACCCACCAAACCCAACCCCGCAAGAGCACCCAACCAAGAAGAAAGACTTCCAACCCTCACCCCTGACAGGCGGCGCTCTCAACCTTGGACCCACCGACTCGCTACCCGCAGGCGACTCCTCCCAAGGGCCTCAGCCACCACAGCCAAAGGAGTTCAAACCCTCACCCCTGACGGGTGGTGCCTTGATTCTAGGGCCCACTGACTCGCTCCCAGCAGGCAACAAAGACCCGTCCTCGACGCCTCCACCGCCAGAATGGAAGCTGCGCCTCGACACAGCCCCTACGCCCTCGAGTCCCTACACGCTCCTCAAGACCACGGAGCGCACAGCCTACGACCAGAGCCGGGCGCGCGCACTGCCCGAGAACAAGGAAAGCAGCGTGCACCGCGAAGTCATCCTGTTCAACACCGTGCGCGAAGCCACAGAGGGCACGCTCACGAGCCTCTACTTCTTCCGCGGCGGGAGATGGGTCACGCCGCCCGTGGGCGTGCCGTCTGCCTTCACGGCGTCGGGCGCCTCAAGCGGCGAGGCAGACGACGGCAATCGACATGGAGATGCGAACGCCGATGAAGGCGAACTGAGGAAACCGTTCGCAGGGCGCTGGGGCCACAGCCTAAGGAGCGCAAAGGTCGGGGCCGGCGGGCAGCGCGGCACCAGTCGACGGTGGGCGCTGGGCAAGGGATATTGCATGGAGGAGACGGTCGAGCTGGGTACCATCGAGGTGGGCGAGGGCGTGTGGTTGAGCAATGGAGTCAGGGGGTTTGGATTTGGGAGGGTCGTAGCGTAG
- a CDS encoding Hydroxyisourate hydrolase, with the protein MSTEKKPPITCHVLDTTIGKPAANIPVVLTLLNPSSTSDAALRFSATTNGDGRVTAWKPASPFSSEQLEDVFHEQGDKKYSLTFDTEAYFGGRGVSTFFPEVVVQFVVREAQKQEHFHVPVLLGPFGYTTYRGS; encoded by the coding sequence ATGTCGACAGAAAAGAAGCCCCCAATCACCTGCCACGTCCTCGACACCACGATTGGCAAGCCCGCAGCGAACATACCCGTCGTACTCACGCTGCTCAACCCGTCCTCGACATCCGACGCCGCGCTCAGGTTCTCCGCAACCACAAACGGCGACGGACGCGTCACGGCTTGGAAACCTGCCAGTCCGTTCTCGAGCGAGCAGCTGGAGGATGTGTTCCACGAGCAAGGCGACAAGAAGTACAGCCTGACCTTCGATACGGAGGCGTACTTTGGAGGAAGAGGGGTCAGTACTTTCTTCCCAGAGGTTGTCGTGCAGTTCGTCGTTAGGGAGGCACAGAAACAGGAGCATTTTCATGTGCCTGTCTTGCTTGGGCCGTTTGGGTACACGACATATCGCGGATCGTAG
- a CDS encoding Transcription factor: MAAATHTTRTSPQNSNMSSPKDSKSTLPVVTKTEEPAEVKPDTKDIPTVSEPTNPDAKPAVTNAAPLAPPPKPAPSTTGDTPDYFNTVHNPFSLEPNVFEQSFGGNGSVETPGGRTILPPVANITSPSPLPGITPGWQSLRAGPLSPAMLSGPTGQTDYFSESFRGFPTPNESSLRTGLTPGGGGSMFPAPSPNTQAIFNLQSAGVTPGTGDFQQAAMRAAAQANQNKTSAAPTSQPDTVTAGMDRQNNYQQAQQQQQRSQNDPYANHDVSSAANDLLSFASQNGGGARNNQPPFSMAPQNQSVNAGHMPVQPVGADHSRRNTKGSINSMASADTGDFSESGQSEQNKGSRTRGKKGAANGKQAAGTKRKADDAPKGGRKKGAAASMDDEDDSDDEMANMKEEEFDSKGRKMTDEEKRKNFLERNRVAALKCRQRKKQWLANLQAKVELFSTENDALSATVTQLREEIVNLKTLLLAHKDCPVSQTQGLHGAAMNNFLGSDVSHQNPYGIAQLQHNGVHHMGMPMQGQMMNRYAYQSSADDQHNARYRPDA; this comes from the exons ATGGCTGCTGCAACTCATACCACGCGCACCTCCCCCCAGAATTCGAACATGTCCTCTCCCAAAGATAGCAAAAGTACCCTTCCCGTCGTGACCAAGACTGAAG AGCCTGCAGAGGTCAAGCCAGACACCAAAGACATTC CCACCGTATCCGAACCCACCAACCCCGACGCAAAGCCTGCGGTGACCAATGCAGCCCCGCTGGCACCTCCTCCCAAGCCCGCGCCATCAACAACCGGTGACACGCCCGACTACTTCAACACTGTACACAACCCCTTCTCGTTGGAGCCAAACGTCTTCGAGCAGTCCTTCGGAGGCAACGGCTCTGTAGAAACACCTGGCGGCCGCACCATTCTGCCGCCCGTTGCAAACATCACGTCGCCGTCTCCGTTGCCCGGTATCACACCTGGCTGGCAGTCGTTGCGCGCTGGCCCTTTGAGCCCTGCCATGCTCAGTGGTCCTACAGGCCAGACGGACTATTTCAGCGAATCGTTCAGAGGCTTCCCTACCCCCAACGAGTCTTCTCTGCGCACTGGTCTTACGCCTGGCGGAGGTGGGTCCATGTTCCCCGCCCCAAGTCCCAACACCCAGGCTATCTTCAACCTCCAAAGTGCTGGTGTCACTCCTGGAACAGGTGACTTCCAGCAGGCTGCTATGCGAGCGGCCGCTCAGGCTAACCAAAATAAGACCTCGGCAGCACCCACTTCACAACCTGACACGGTAACCGCAGGAATGGATCGCCAAAACAACTATCAGCAAGcccagcaacaacagcagagGTCTCAAAACGACCCATACGCTAATCATGACGTCAGCAGCGCCGCTAACGACTTGCTCTCGTTTGCAAGTCAGAATGGCGGCGGTGCTAGGAACAACCAGCCACCGTTCTCTATGGCGCCCCAGAACCAGTCGGTGAACGCTGGTCATATGCCTGTCCAACCTGTCGGCGCTGATCACAGCCGCCGCAATACAAAGGGCTCCATCAACAGCATGGCTTCTGCCGACACTGGTGACTTCTCCGAGTCCGGTCAAAGTGAGCAGAACAAAGGATCTCGTACACGAGGCAAGAAAGGTGCTGCTAACGGCAAGCAAGCCGCCGGTACGAAGCGAAAAGCCGATGATGCTCCCAAAGGTGGACGCAAGAAGGGCGCTGCTGCCTCCATGGATGATGAAGACGACTCTGACGACGAGATGGCGAACatgaaagaagaagagttcGACAGCAAGGGCCGCAAGATGACCGACGAGGAGAAGCGCAAGAACTTCCTTGAGAGAAACAG GGTTGCTGCCCTCAAGTGCCGTCAAAGGAAGAAGCAGTGGCTTGCCAATCTGCAGGCCAAGGTTGAGCTGTTCAGCACAGAGAACGACGCTCTCTCTGCTACCGTTACTCAACTTCGCGAGGAAATAGTAAACCTCAAGACGCTCCTTCTTGCTCACAAGGACTGCCCAGTCTCGCAAACACAGGGTCTTCATGGAGCTGCCATGAACAATTTCCTTGGTAGTGACGTCAGCCACCAAAATCCTTATGGCATTGCTCAGCTGCAACACAACGGCGTTCACCACATGGGGATGCCGATGCAGGGTCAGATGATGAACCGGTATGCATACCAATCAAGTGCAGACGATCAACACAACGCGCGTTATCGTCCGGATGCTTGA
- a CDS encoding Non-specific serine/threonine protein kinase gives MSPAIENDDLEELSLSMPTPRRGGASTTRTVDFQTPDPVLPAPSVEPNKARDSKASQRLGQYTIVKTLGEGSFGKVKLATHQVSGQKVALKIINRKRLVTRDMAGRIEREIQYLQLLRHPHIIKLYTVITTPTEIIMVLEYAGGELFDYIVNNGRLQEDKARKFFQQIVCAVEYCHRHKIVHRDLKPENLLLDDQYNVKIADFGLSNIMTDGNFLKTSCGSPNYAAPEVISGKLYAGPEVDVWSCGVILYVLLVGRLPFDDEYIPTLFKKIAAGNYSIPNYLSPGAVSLIKKMLMVNPVHRITIGEIRMDPWFTKDLPAYLEPPIQEFFDTGIDPNKAIDPKSVAPSQPAPIVQKLHETVVSKLGKTMGYAKHDVQEALARDEPSAIKDAYLIVRENQIMKANPLLTNEQNLHPFLASSPPSGHDYLSQSIPQVLAGGSRPQIIPPPSADHERARQGSNASSQLANVRSPVSTIAILPSSLTEYHTAYMKGQPRPSPASQGLEGSPLTGQTDEQRAANARRLKPNFRTLPDPQRPRPEPMTALPAKKARPTKWQFGIRSRNQPAEAMLAIFKALKAMGADWEIPEPRKAGGGSGSRSRSGSQGSQEQPESRSRTHSQGSSISSHSSQGDARSDDEDSPHRKPLTVRNASSDQETRGRQKHHYNHANDWGYRVPDDPWVINARFRKDGMFPPGVAHPSSTHSSRVDLHHDPSARRRSSTTTSTSSHAVDGMTHADGSYDLSDYPQPDEAVWIYMSIQLYSIDREFFVVDFKCAGYERLVSNLVREIKANPSVTDFSSSHRSKHQHEDGWDDEQGVWRRLDEGEPLPEDLAKELRDGGKGVLRERTEEVGVGRTEGEKVCTSPFPFLDVASTLILQLSGE, from the exons GGTTGCCCTGAAGATCATCAACCGGAAGCGACTCGTCACACGCGACATGGCCGGCAGAATAGAGCGCGAGATCCAGTATCTGCAGCTGCTGCGGCACCCTCACATCATCAAGCT GTACACGGTCATAACCACACCCACCGAAATCATCATGGTCCTCGAGTACGCCGGTGGAGAGCTCTTCGACTACATTGTCAACAACGGACGCCTGCAGGAGGACAAAGCACGTAAATTCTTCCAGCAGATTGTGTGCGCCGTTGAGTACTGCCATCGACATAAGATCGTACATCGAGACTTGAAACCCGAGAACCTGCTCCTAGATGACCAGTACAACGTCAAAATCGCCGACTTTGGGCTCAGCAACATCATGACAGACGGAAACTTCCTCAAGACAAGCTGTGGAAGTCCAAATTACGCCGCGCCAGAAGTCATCTCCGGCAAGCTGTACGCTGGCCCGGAAGTCGACGTCTGGAGCTGCGGTGTGATTCTCTATGTTCTGCTCGTGGGACGGCTGCCCTTCGACGACGAGTACATCCCCACACTGTTCAAGAAAATCGCCGCAGGAAACTACAGCATACCGAACTACCTTTCGCCAGGCGCCGTTTCGCTGATCAAGAAGATGCTCATGGTCAATCCTGTGCACCGCATCACGATTGGCGAGATCCGCATGGATCCATGGTTCACAAAAGACTTGCCTGCCTACCTCGAGCCACCCATCCAGGAGTTCTTTGACACAGGTATTGATCCCAACAAAGCCATAGACCCAAAGAGCGTCGCGCCCTCACAGCCTGCGCCGATTGTGCAGAAGCTGCACGAAACGGTTGTCTCGAAGCTTGGCAAGACAATGGGTTACGCGAAACATGATGTCCAGGAGGCGCTGGCGCGCGACGAGCCCAGTGCTATCAAAGATGCATATCTAATTGTTCGCGAGAATCAGATCATGAAGGCAAATC CACTCTTAACGAACGAGCAAAACCTGCACCCATTTCTAGCATCGTCACCTCCTTCCGGCCACGACTATCTGAGCCAGTCGATACCTCAGGTTTTGGCTGGTGGCTCTCGTCCTCAGATCATTCCGCCTCCCTCTGCCGACCATGAACGCGCACGCCAAGGCTCGAACGCGAGCAGCCAGCTTGCAAACGTACGCAGTCCTGTCAGCACCATTGCCATCCTACCCAGCAGTCTTACAGAGTACCACACTGCGTACATGAAAGGCCAACCAAGACCATCACCTGCTTCCCAGGGGCTGGAAGGGTCACCACTTACCGGACAGACCGATGAGCAACGCGCCGCCAACGCTCGTCGCCTGAAGCCCAACTTCCGGACACTCCCAGATCCACAACGGCCGAGGCCTGAGCCAATGACAGCTCTACCAGCAAAGAAAGCGAGACCGACCAAGTGGCAATTTGGTATTCGCTCACGGAATCAACCTGCTGAAGCGATGCTTGCCATCTTCAAAGCTCTGAAGGCTATGGGTGCCGACTGGGAAATTCCAGAACCACGCAAAGCTGGAGGGGGAAGCGGCTCGCGCTCTCGTAGCGGGTCTCAAGGTTCACAAGAACAACCTGAATCACGATCACGAACGCACTCGCAAGGCTCGTCGATATCATCACACTCATCTCAGGGCGACGCCCGCTCCGACGACGAAGACTCGCCTCACCGCAAACCCCTCACGGTGCGCAACGCCTCGTCCGACCAAGAGACCCGCGGCCGCCAAAAGCACCACTACAACCACGCAAATGACTGGGGCTACCGCGTCCCCGATGATCCTTGGGTCATCAACGCGCGCTTCCGCAAAGACGGCATGTTCCCCCCTGGCGTCGCACATCCCTCTTCCACACATTCGTCACGCGTCGATCTGCACCACGATCCTTCGGCCCGCAGACGCAGCTCCACCACAACCAGCACGTCAAGTCACGCCGTTGACGGTATGACCCATGCTGACGGCTCTTACGACCTCTCCGACTACCCGCAGCCGGACGAGGCCGTGTGGATCTACATGTCGATCCAACTCTACTCGATCGACCGCGAGTTCTTTGTCGTCGACTTCAAGTGCGCGGGCTACGAGCGGCTGGTGTCGAACCTCGTGCGCGAAATCAAAGCCAACCCGTCCGTCACCGATTTCTCGTCCAGCCACCGTAGCAAACACCAGCATGAAGATGGCTGGGACGACGAGCAGGGCGTGTGGCGGCGCCTGGACGAGGGCGAGCCGCTGCCGGAGGATCTCGCCAAGGAGCTGAGGGACGGCGGGAAAGGCGTGCTCCGCGAGAGGACCGAAGAGGTGGGTGTCGGGCGCACCGAGGGCGAGAAAGTGTGCACGAGTCCGTTTCCGTTTTTGGATGTGGCGAGCACGCTTATCCTGCAGTTGAGCGGGGAGTAG
- a CDS encoding TOM (translocase of outer membrane) complex component, with amino-acid sequence MANSTNAPAPVLSTPGPFPVGIPEPGTSSLWDRLSSWAAENKGVVYTVAGVTLVVGAGGALYYFNSSDSSTDASAPGAANKRKKQRERRREKERAAKETAATDEPKPEAKKAPAAPTEDELPAVDESTVGALSDEERKDYAAKLKAAGNKAYGSKDYNRAIDLYGKAILCRQDPVFYSNRAACHNAMSDWDKVIDDTTAAINLDNEYVKALNRRANAYEQVERNSEALLDYTASCIIDGFRNESSAQSVERLLKKVAEQKGKAILASKEKKLPSPTFVTNYLQSFRPRPAPAGLDDDAELDAESGKAQLRKGLKAMATKTAEGYAEAAAAFDRALELGDLGDHEAFAYNMRGTFRYLKGDNEDALQDMDKSVELQPALTQSFIKRASMHLELANPEAAEADFATALAQNEKDPDIFYHRAQLHFIKSEFGEAAKDYQRSIDLDESFIFSHIQLGVTQYKMGSIASSMATFRRCMKNFSQVPDVYNYYGELLLDQQKYQEAIEKFDTAVEMEKSSKPLGMNVLPLINKALALFQWKNDFGDAEKLCEKALIIDPECDIAVATMAQLLLQQGKVTEALKYFERAAELSRTEGEIVNALSYAEATRTQLEVQEKYPKLASRLGAMGAAAGAGGFGMR; translated from the exons ATGGCCAACAGCACAAACGCACCGGCTCCCGTGCTCAGCACGCCGGGGCCCTTCCCCGTAGGCATCCCCGAACCCGGCACAAGCTCGCTGTGGGACCGGCTGTCCTCGTGGGCGGCGGAGAACAAGGGCGTCGTCTACACCGTGGCCGGCGTGACGCTCGTCGTGGGAGCCGGCGGCGCCCTGTACTACTTCAACTCGTCCGACTCGTCCACGGACGCATCGGCGCCCGGCGCGGCGAACAAGCGTAAGAAGCAGCGCGAGCGGAGGCGCGAGAAGGAGCGCGCGGCCAAGGAGACGGCGGCCACGGACGAGCCCAAGCCAG AGGCAAAGAAGGCGCCAGCCGCGCCCACCGAGGACGAGCTGCCCGCGGTCGACGAGAGCACAGTGGGCGCGCTGTCGGACGAG GAGCGCAAGGACTACGCGGCCAAGCTCAAGGCCGCCGGCAACAAGGCGTACGGCTCCAAGGACTACAACCGCGCCATCGACCTGTACGGCAAGGCCATCCTGTGCAGGCAGGACCCCGTCTTCTACTCGAACCGCGCCGCGTGCCACAACGCCATGTCCGACTGGGACAAGGTCATCGACgacaccaccgccgccatcAACCTCGACAACGAGTACGTCAAGGCGCTCAACCGCCGCGCCAACGCCTACGAGCAGGTCGAGCGCAACAGCGAGGCCCTCCTCGACTACACCGCCAGCTGCATCATCGACGGCTTCCGCAACGAGAGCAGCGCCCAGAGCGTCGAGCGCCTGCTGAAGAAGGTCGCCGAGCAGAAGGGCAAGGCCATCCTCGCCTccaaggagaagaagctgcCCAGCCCCACCTTTGTCACAAACTACCTGCAGAGCTTCCGCCCCCGGCCCGCCCCCGCCGgcctcgacgacgacgccgaGCTCGACGCCGAGTCTGGCAAGGCCCAGCTGCGCAAGGGCCTCAAGGCCATGGCCACCAAGACGGCCGAGGGCTACGCAgaggccgccgccgccttcGACCGCGCCCTCGAGCTTGGAGACCTTGGCGACCACGAGGCGTTTGCGTATAACATGCGTGGAACCTTCCGCTACCTCAAGGGCGACAATGAGGACGCGCTGCAGGATATGGACAAGAGCGTCGAGCTCCAGCCCGCGCTGACACAGAGCTTCATCAAGCGCGCCAGCATGCACTTGGAGCTGG CCAACCCCGAGGCCGCCGAAGCCGACTTCGCCACCGCCCTGGCGCAGAACGAAAAGGACCCCGACATCTTCTACCACCGCGCACAACTCCACTTCATCAAGTCCGAGTTCGGCGAGGCCGCAAAGGACTACCAGCGCTCCATCGACCTCGACGAGTCCTTCATCTTCTCCCACATCCAGCTCGGCGTCACGCAATACAAGATGGGCTCCATCGCCTCTTCCATGGCCACCTTCCGCCGCTGCATGAAGAACTTCTCCCAGGTCCCCGACGTCTACAACTACTACGGCGAGCTGCTCCTCGACCAGCAAAAGTACCAGGAAGCCATTGAGAAGTTCGACACGGCCGTCGAGATGGAGAAGTCGAGCAAGCCGCTCGGCATGAACGTCCTCCCCCTCATCAACAAGGCGCTTGCCCTCTTCCAGTGGAAGAACGACTTTGGCGACGCCGAGAAGCTGTGCGAGAAGGCCCTCATCATCGACCCGGAGTGCGACATTGCCGTAGCCACCATGGCGCAACTGCTCCTGCAGCAGGGCAAGGTCACCGAGGCCCTCAAGTACTTTGAGCGCGCAGCCGAGCTGTCGCGGACAGAAGGCGAGATTGTCAACGCACTCAGCTACGCCGAGGCCACACGAACACAGCTCGAGGTGCAGGAGAAGTACCCTAAGCTGGCAAGCCGACTGGGCGCCATGGGCGCAGCCGCCGGCGCAGGAGGCTTTGGCATGCGGTAA
- a CDS encoding Transcription factor, variant 2 has translation MAAATHTTRTSPQNSNMSSPKDSKSTLPVVTKTEEPAEVKPDTKDIPTVSEPTNPDAKPAVTNAAPLAPPPKPAPSTTGDTPDYFNTVHNPFSLEPNVFEQSFGGNGSVETPGGRTILPPVANITSPSPLPGITPGWQSLRAGPLSPAMLSGPTGQTDYFSESFRGFPTPNESSLRTGLTPGGGGSMFPAPSPNTQAIFNLQSAGVTPGTGDFQQAAMRAAAQANQNKTSAAPTSQPDTVTAGMDRQNNYQQAQQQQQRSQNDPYANHDVSSAANDLLSFASQNGGGARNNQPPFSMAPQNQSVNAGHMPVQPVGADHSRRNTKGSINSMASADTGDFSESGQTAGTKRKADDAPKGGRKKGAAASMDDEDDSDDEMANMKEEEFDSKGRKMTDEEKRKNFLERNRVAALKCRQRKKQWLANLQAKVELFSTENDALSATVTQLREEIVNLKTLLLAHKDCPVSQTQGLHGAAMNNFLGSDVSHQNPYGIAQLQHNGVHHMGMPMQGQMMNR, from the exons ATGGCTGCTGCAACTCATACCACGCGCACCTCCCCCCAGAATTCGAACATGTCCTCTCCCAAAGATAGCAAAAGTACCCTTCCCGTCGTGACCAAGACTGAAG AGCCTGCAGAGGTCAAGCCAGACACCAAAGACATTC CCACCGTATCCGAACCCACCAACCCCGACGCAAAGCCTGCGGTGACCAATGCAGCCCCGCTGGCACCTCCTCCCAAGCCCGCGCCATCAACAACCGGTGACACGCCCGACTACTTCAACACTGTACACAACCCCTTCTCGTTGGAGCCAAACGTCTTCGAGCAGTCCTTCGGAGGCAACGGCTCTGTAGAAACACCTGGCGGCCGCACCATTCTGCCGCCCGTTGCAAACATCACGTCGCCGTCTCCGTTGCCCGGTATCACACCTGGCTGGCAGTCGTTGCGCGCTGGCCCTTTGAGCCCTGCCATGCTCAGTGGTCCTACAGGCCAGACGGACTATTTCAGCGAATCGTTCAGAGGCTTCCCTACCCCCAACGAGTCTTCTCTGCGCACTGGTCTTACGCCTGGCGGAGGTGGGTCCATGTTCCCCGCCCCAAGTCCCAACACCCAGGCTATCTTCAACCTCCAAAGTGCTGGTGTCACTCCTGGAACAGGTGACTTCCAGCAGGCTGCTATGCGAGCGGCCGCTCAGGCTAACCAAAATAAGACCTCGGCAGCACCCACTTCACAACCTGACACGGTAACCGCAGGAATGGATCGCCAAAACAACTATCAGCAAGcccagcaacaacagcagagGTCTCAAAACGACCCATACGCTAATCATGACGTCAGCAGCGCCGCTAACGACTTGCTCTCGTTTGCAAGTCAGAATGGCGGCGGTGCTAGGAACAACCAGCCACCGTTCTCTATGGCGCCCCAGAACCAGTCGGTGAACGCTGGTCATATGCCTGTCCAACCTGTCGGCGCTGATCACAGCCGCCGCAATACAAAGGGCTCCATCAACAGCATGGCTTCTGCCGACACTGGTGACTTCTCCGAGTCCGGTCAAA CCGCCGGTACGAAGCGAAAAGCCGATGATGCTCCCAAAGGTGGACGCAAGAAGGGCGCTGCTGCCTCCATGGATGATGAAGACGACTCTGACGACGAGATGGCGAACatgaaagaagaagagttcGACAGCAAGGGCCGCAAGATGACCGACGAGGAGAAGCGCAAGAACTTCCTTGAGAGAAACAG GGTTGCTGCCCTCAAGTGCCGTCAAAGGAAGAAGCAGTGGCTTGCCAATCTGCAGGCCAAGGTTGAGCTGTTCAGCACAGAGAACGACGCTCTCTCTGCTACCGTTACTCAACTTCGCGAGGAAATAGTAAACCTCAAGACGCTCCTTCTTGCTCACAAGGACTGCCCAGTCTCGCAAACACAGGGTCTTCATGGAGCTGCCATGAACAATTTCCTTGGTAGTGACGTCAGCCACCAAAATCCTTATGGCATTGCTCAGCTGCAACACAACGGCGTTCACCACATGGGGATGCCGATGCAGGGTCAGATGATGAACCG GTAA